In Gossypium hirsutum isolate 1008001.06 chromosome D06, Gossypium_hirsutum_v2.1, whole genome shotgun sequence, one genomic interval encodes:
- the LOC107938334 gene encoding growth-regulating factor 1 isoform X1: MDIGGVVVGLEGFVGSETVVTSSLVSDPETKAKLYGSGFLKQERPGNNEDVLLWGSSKLAKTEGVSASEAMPLLLHDKNSLLRSNANATTSVFSDGVSASQAMLSFSSAPKSRALSVDKSSQNVTFPYFHLTSPASTRNTGYNNGGFNSENMHGVLLGGDRGPFTPSQWMELEHQALIYKYINSNEPIPSNLLIPIRKALGSTDFSSFSGGPLKTNTLGWGAFRLGFSNNTDPEPGRCRRTDGKKWRCSRDAVADQKYCERHMNRGRHRSRKPVEGQSGHSAGATSTTTTKVMSTVSSALASVVVPISGCSESNSLTVAQQQFKNLQPVTAPVNRLLVNKETLGERLHESTLDLKSKENPFLMPMQQLITYEENLRNEFGVVFSDSLLNPSHNDSSLINCRTFGSSQDLICQATESQHSLREFMDDWPKSQSDRSTISWPEVDVKSDMTQLSISIPMAASDFMSSTSSPSNEKLSSSPLRLSREFDTMHMGLGVGSVINEPNHKQANWIPISWENSMGGPLGEVLYSTNSSALNLITCDDWNNSPGQRLASSPTGVLTKTTFGSVSNSSAGSSPRP, from the exons ATGGATATTGGGGGTGTAGTGGTGGGTTTAGAGGGGTTTGTGGGTTCAGAGACTGTAGTTACTTCATCCCTTGTTTCAGATCCTGAGACAAAGGCTAAGTTGTACGGATCTGGGTTCCTTAAGCAAGAGAGACCTGGTAATAATGAAGATGTGTTGTTGTGGGGGAGCTCAAAACTGGCTAAAACCGAGGGGGTTTCAGCCTCCGAGGCAATGCCGTTGTTGCTTCACGACAAGAATAGTTTATTGAGATCTAATGCTAATGCTACTACCTCTGTCTTCTCTGATGGGGTTTCAGCCTCTCAGGCAATGCTGAGCTTTTCTTCTGCACCTAAATCCCGAGCTCTTTCAGTGGATAAAAGCTCCCAAAATGTCACTTTCCCTTACTTCCACCTCACATCACCTGCCTCTACTAGAAATACAG GTTACAACAATGGTGGATTCAATAGTGAAAACATGCATGGGGTATTATTAGGAGGAGACAGAGGACCATTTACACCATCTCAATGGATGGAACTTGAACACCAAGCTTTGATCTACAAATACATaaattcaaatgagcctataccATCTAATCTTCTTATTCCTATAAGAAAAGCCCTTGGTTCTACTGATTTCTCTAGCTTTTCTGGTGGTCCCCTAAAAACCAATACAT TGGGATGGGGAGCTTTTCGTCTTGGGTTCTCGAACAACACTGATCCTGAACCCGGACGGTGTCGTAGAACAGATGGAAAGAAATGGCGGTGCTCGAGAGATGCAGTTGCCGACCAGAAGTATTGTGAGCGGCACATGAATAGGGGCCGCCATCGTTCAAGAAAGCCTGTGGAAGGTCAATCAGGCCATTCAGCTGGAGCCACTAGCACCACTACCACCAAGGTGATGTCTACTGTCTCATCGGCTTTGGCATCAGTGGTAGTGCCGATCAGTGGCTGCAGCGAGTCCAACAGCCTTACTGTTGCTCAGCAGCAGTTTAAGAATTTGCAGCCAGTGACAGCTCCTGTTAATAG GTTGCTTGTGAACAAAGAAACTTTGGGTGAAAGATTACATGAAAGTACACTGGATCTAAAATCCAAAGAAAACCCTTTCTTGATGCCAATGCAGCAACTGATCACGTATGAAGAAAACTTGAGAAATGAGTTCGGAGTTGTTTTTTCCGACTCACTCCTTAACCCTTCCCATAATGACTCTTCCTTGATTAACTGCAGAACTTTTGGTTCATCTCAAGACCTTATTTGTCAAGCAACTGAATCCCAACATTCCCTTCGAGAGTTCATGGATGATTGGCCTAAAAGCCAGTCCGATCGTTCAACCATTTCCTGGCCTGAAGTTGATGTTAAATCAGACATGACTCAACTTTCCATATCAATACCAATGGCTGCCTCTGATTTCATGTCCTCAACTTCTTCTCCCAGCAATGAAAAACTGTCTTCATCGCCTCTCAGATTATCTCGTGAATTTGACACTATGCACATGGGACTAGGTGTAGGCAGTGTTATTAATGAACCAAACCATAAGCAAGCAAATTGGATACCCATCTCTTGGGAGAATTCCATGGGTGGCCCCCTTGGTGAGGTATTGTACAGCACCAACTCATCAGCACTTAACCTTATTACATGCGATGATTGGAACAATAGTCCTGGGCAGCGGCTAGCCTCATCTCCCACTGGAGTCTTAACAAAGACTACCTTCGGTTCTGTTTCTAACAGCAGTGCTGGAAGCAGTCCGAGACCATAG
- the LOC107938334 gene encoding growth-regulating factor 1 isoform X2 translates to MDIGGVVVGLEGFVGSETVVTSSLVSDPETKAKLYGSGFLKQERPGNNEDVLLWGSSKLAKTEGVSASEAMPLLLHDKNSLLRSNANATTSVFSDGVSASQAMLSFSSAPKSRALSVDKSSQNVTFPYFHLTSPASTRNTGYNNGGFNSENMHGVLLGGDRGPFTPSQWMELEHQALIYKYINSNEPIPSNLLIPIRKALGSTDFSSFSGGPLKTNTLGWGAFRLGFSNNTDPEPGRCRRTDGKKWRCSRDAVADQKYCERHMNRGRHRSRKPVEGQSGHSAGATSTTTTKVMSTVSSALASVVVPISGCSESNSLTVAQQQFKNLQPVTAPVNRLLVNKETLGERLHESTLDLKSKENPFLMPMQQLITTFGSSQDLICQATESQHSLREFMDDWPKSQSDRSTISWPEVDVKSDMTQLSISIPMAASDFMSSTSSPSNEKLSSSPLRLSREFDTMHMGLGVGSVINEPNHKQANWIPISWENSMGGPLGEVLYSTNSSALNLITCDDWNNSPGQRLASSPTGVLTKTTFGSVSNSSAGSSPRP, encoded by the exons ATGGATATTGGGGGTGTAGTGGTGGGTTTAGAGGGGTTTGTGGGTTCAGAGACTGTAGTTACTTCATCCCTTGTTTCAGATCCTGAGACAAAGGCTAAGTTGTACGGATCTGGGTTCCTTAAGCAAGAGAGACCTGGTAATAATGAAGATGTGTTGTTGTGGGGGAGCTCAAAACTGGCTAAAACCGAGGGGGTTTCAGCCTCCGAGGCAATGCCGTTGTTGCTTCACGACAAGAATAGTTTATTGAGATCTAATGCTAATGCTACTACCTCTGTCTTCTCTGATGGGGTTTCAGCCTCTCAGGCAATGCTGAGCTTTTCTTCTGCACCTAAATCCCGAGCTCTTTCAGTGGATAAAAGCTCCCAAAATGTCACTTTCCCTTACTTCCACCTCACATCACCTGCCTCTACTAGAAATACAG GTTACAACAATGGTGGATTCAATAGTGAAAACATGCATGGGGTATTATTAGGAGGAGACAGAGGACCATTTACACCATCTCAATGGATGGAACTTGAACACCAAGCTTTGATCTACAAATACATaaattcaaatgagcctataccATCTAATCTTCTTATTCCTATAAGAAAAGCCCTTGGTTCTACTGATTTCTCTAGCTTTTCTGGTGGTCCCCTAAAAACCAATACAT TGGGATGGGGAGCTTTTCGTCTTGGGTTCTCGAACAACACTGATCCTGAACCCGGACGGTGTCGTAGAACAGATGGAAAGAAATGGCGGTGCTCGAGAGATGCAGTTGCCGACCAGAAGTATTGTGAGCGGCACATGAATAGGGGCCGCCATCGTTCAAGAAAGCCTGTGGAAGGTCAATCAGGCCATTCAGCTGGAGCCACTAGCACCACTACCACCAAGGTGATGTCTACTGTCTCATCGGCTTTGGCATCAGTGGTAGTGCCGATCAGTGGCTGCAGCGAGTCCAACAGCCTTACTGTTGCTCAGCAGCAGTTTAAGAATTTGCAGCCAGTGACAGCTCCTGTTAATAG GTTGCTTGTGAACAAAGAAACTTTGGGTGAAAGATTACATGAAAGTACACTGGATCTAAAATCCAAAGAAAACCCTTTCTTGATGCCAATGCAGCAACTGATCAC AACTTTTGGTTCATCTCAAGACCTTATTTGTCAAGCAACTGAATCCCAACATTCCCTTCGAGAGTTCATGGATGATTGGCCTAAAAGCCAGTCCGATCGTTCAACCATTTCCTGGCCTGAAGTTGATGTTAAATCAGACATGACTCAACTTTCCATATCAATACCAATGGCTGCCTCTGATTTCATGTCCTCAACTTCTTCTCCCAGCAATGAAAAACTGTCTTCATCGCCTCTCAGATTATCTCGTGAATTTGACACTATGCACATGGGACTAGGTGTAGGCAGTGTTATTAATGAACCAAACCATAAGCAAGCAAATTGGATACCCATCTCTTGGGAGAATTCCATGGGTGGCCCCCTTGGTGAGGTATTGTACAGCACCAACTCATCAGCACTTAACCTTATTACATGCGATGATTGGAACAATAGTCCTGGGCAGCGGCTAGCCTCATCTCCCACTGGAGTCTTAACAAAGACTACCTTCGGTTCTGTTTCTAACAGCAGTGCTGGAAGCAGTCCGAGACCATAG